The following coding sequences lie in one Klebsiella huaxiensis genomic window:
- the ychF gene encoding redox-regulated ATPase YchF encodes MGFKCGIVGLPNVGKSTLFNALTKAGIEAANFPFCTIEPNTGVVPMPDPRLDKLAEIVKPQRILPTTMEFVDIAGLVKGASKGEGLGNQFLTNIRETEAIGHVVRCFENDNIIHVNNKVDPADDIEVINTELALSDLDTCERALHRVQKKAKGGDKDAKAEQAALEKCLPQLENAGMLRALKNLTEEDKAAIKYLSFLTLKPTMYIANVNEDGFENNPYLDKVREIAAAEGSVVVAVCAAVESDIAELDDADREEFMAELGIEEPGLNRVIRAGYELLNLQTYFTAGVKEVRAWTIPVGATAPQAAGKIHTDFEKGFIRAQTIAFEDFITYKGEQGAKEAGKMRAEGKDYIVKDGDIMNFLFNV; translated from the coding sequence ATGGGATTCAAATGCGGTATCGTCGGTTTGCCCAACGTCGGCAAATCCACCCTGTTCAATGCGCTCACCAAAGCGGGTATTGAAGCGGCCAACTTCCCCTTCTGTACCATCGAGCCGAACACCGGTGTCGTTCCGATGCCCGATCCGCGTCTGGACAAACTGGCTGAAATCGTCAAACCACAGCGTATCCTGCCAACCACCATGGAATTCGTCGATATCGCAGGTCTGGTAAAAGGCGCGTCTAAAGGCGAAGGTCTGGGTAACCAGTTTCTGACCAACATTCGTGAAACTGAAGCTATCGGTCACGTGGTGCGCTGCTTTGAAAACGACAACATTATCCACGTTAACAATAAAGTGGATCCGGCTGACGATATCGAAGTTATCAACACCGAACTGGCGCTGTCCGATCTGGACACCTGTGAGCGCGCCCTGCACCGCGTGCAGAAAAAGGCCAAAGGCGGCGATAAAGACGCTAAAGCTGAGCAGGCTGCTCTGGAAAAATGCCTGCCGCAGCTGGAAAACGCCGGTATGCTGCGTGCGCTGAAAAACCTGACCGAAGAAGACAAAGCAGCGATTAAATACCTGAGCTTCCTGACCCTGAAGCCAACCATGTATATCGCTAACGTCAACGAAGACGGTTTTGAGAATAACCCGTACCTCGATAAAGTGCGCGAAATCGCAGCTGCGGAAGGTTCTGTCGTGGTTGCCGTTTGCGCCGCTGTTGAATCCGATATCGCTGAACTCGACGATGCCGATCGCGAGGAGTTCATGGCTGAACTGGGAATTGAAGAACCGGGTCTGAACCGAGTTATCCGCGCTGGTTACGAACTGTTGAACCTGCAAACCTACTTCACCGCTGGCGTGAAAGAAGTTCGTGCGTGGACCATCCCAGTCGGTGCAACCGCACCGCAGGCGGCAGGTAAAATCCACACCGACTTCGAAAAAGGCTTTATCCGCGCCCAAACCATCGCCTTTGAAGACTTTATTACCTATAAAGGTGAGCAAGGTGCTAAAGAAGCCGGGAAAATGCGCGCTGAAGGTAAAGATTATATTGTGAAAGATGGCGATATCATGAACTTCCTGTTCAACGTCTAA
- a CDS encoding MerR family transcriptional regulator codes for MLIQVGELAKRAGITVRTLHHYEQTGLLTPSARSAAGYRLYNLAAVQRLHMIKVLAQAGLELATIKDYLARDAFSLSDLLVKQITTLDRQLQTISTLRERLALLRDELDRGSDPDLESWLQMLELMKMYDRWFSQQELQVLPFAEQDEQRNQAWRALVNEVQGLMRKQCPADAPQAMSLATRWMEQLEQDTAGRPEFLTRLNEMHAAEPQMCEQTGVTPQIIDFITHAFAESKLEIWARYLNAEELAFTRQHYFDRLMEWPALVADLHYACREQLKPASSQGQHLAQRWLALFQSYAGDNPQTQQKFRNAMEQEPHLMKGTWMTPEVLAWLQQAIGVMMRQAQGPAAR; via the coding sequence ATGTTAATTCAGGTGGGAGAACTGGCGAAGCGTGCCGGAATAACCGTTCGCACGCTACATCACTATGAACAAACAGGATTGCTGACCCCTTCAGCCAGAAGCGCGGCGGGTTACCGGCTATACAATCTGGCGGCCGTTCAGCGGCTGCATATGATCAAGGTGTTGGCTCAGGCCGGGCTGGAACTCGCCACTATTAAGGACTATCTCGCCAGGGATGCTTTCTCGCTGTCTGACCTGCTGGTCAAGCAGATAACCACTCTTGATCGGCAGCTACAAACCATCTCAACGCTACGCGAACGGCTGGCGCTGCTGCGCGATGAGTTAGACAGGGGAAGCGACCCCGATCTGGAGTCCTGGCTACAGATGCTGGAGCTAATGAAAATGTACGATCGCTGGTTTAGTCAACAGGAACTACAGGTGCTGCCGTTCGCGGAGCAGGATGAGCAACGTAATCAAGCCTGGCGGGCGCTGGTTAATGAAGTTCAGGGATTAATGCGCAAGCAATGCCCGGCAGATGCCCCTCAGGCGATGAGTCTGGCGACACGCTGGATGGAACAGTTAGAGCAGGATACCGCCGGACGACCTGAATTTTTGACCCGGCTGAATGAAATGCATGCCGCCGAACCACAGATGTGCGAACAAACCGGCGTTACCCCGCAGATCATTGACTTTATCACTCACGCTTTTGCGGAAAGTAAGCTGGAGATCTGGGCGCGCTATCTGAACGCCGAGGAGCTGGCGTTTACCCGGCAGCACTATTTCGATCGGCTGATGGAATGGCCGGCGCTGGTGGCCGATCTGCATTATGCGTGTCGCGAACAGCTGAAACCAGCTTCATCGCAAGGACAGCATCTTGCACAACGCTGGCTGGCGTTGTTTCAATCTTACGCCGGAGATAACCCGCAAACTCAACAGAAATTTCGCAACGCGATGGAGCAGGAGCCGCATTTGATGAAGGGAACGTGGATGACTCCGGAGGTGCTTGCCTGGCTTCAGCAGGCTATAGGGGTGATGATGCGGCAGGCACAGGGGCCTGCCGCCAGGTAA
- the pth gene encoding aminoacyl-tRNA hydrolase, protein MTIKLIVGLANPGAEYAATRHNAGAWYVDLLAERNRAPLREESKFFGYTSRINLAGEDVRLLVPTTFMNLSGKAVSAMATFFRINPDEILVAHDELDLPPGVAKFKLGGGHGGHNGLKDIINKLGNNPNFHRLRVGIGHPGDKNKVVGFVLGKPPVSEQKLIDEAVDEAVRCTEVWLKEGLTKATNRLHAFKAQ, encoded by the coding sequence GTGACCATAAAATTGATTGTCGGCCTGGCGAATCCCGGCGCTGAATACGCAGCGACCCGACATAACGCCGGTGCCTGGTATGTAGATTTATTAGCTGAGCGCAACCGCGCGCCGCTGCGCGAAGAGAGCAAATTCTTCGGCTACACCTCACGGATTAACCTTGCTGGTGAAGATGTTCGTCTGCTGGTACCCACCACCTTTATGAATCTTAGCGGTAAAGCCGTATCGGCAATGGCAACCTTCTTTCGCATCAATCCAGATGAAATTCTGGTGGCCCATGATGAGCTCGACCTGCCACCCGGCGTAGCTAAATTCAAACTTGGCGGCGGCCATGGCGGCCATAATGGCCTGAAAGACATCATCAACAAACTGGGTAATAACCCGAACTTTCACCGCTTACGTGTGGGAATCGGTCATCCGGGCGATAAAAATAAAGTTGTCGGTTTTGTTTTGGGGAAACCGCCCGTTAGCGAACAGAAACTCATTGATGAAGCTGTTGACGAAGCGGTGCGTTGTACCGAAGTTTGGCTGAAAGAGGGTCTCACCAAAGCAACCAACCGATTGCACGCTTTTAAAGCGCAATAA
- the dauA gene encoding C4-dicarboxylic acid transporter DauA — translation MNRLFSSHVMPFRALIDACWKEKYTASRFTRDVIAGITVGIIAIPLAMALAIGSGVAPQYGLYTSAVAGIVIALTGGSRFSVSGPTAAFVVILYPVSQQFGLAGLLVATLMSGVFLILFGLARFGRLIEYIPLSVTLGFTSGIGITIGTMQIKDFLGLQMAHVPEHYLQKVGALFMALPTINLGDAAIGVVTLGILIFWPRLGIRLPGHLPALLAGCAVMGVVNLVGGHVATIGSQFHYILADGSQGNGIPQLLPQLVLPWDMPGSDFTLSWASLQALLPAAFSMAMLGAIESLLCAVVLDGMTGTKHKANSELIGQGLGNIVAPFFGGITATAAIARSAANVRAGATSPVSAVIHALLVIMALLVLAPLLSWLPLSAMAALLLMVAWNMSEAHKVVNLLRHGPKDDIIVLLMCMSLTVLFDMVIAISVGIVLASLLFMRRIARMTRLAPVNVEVPDDVLVLRVIGPLFFAAAEGLFTDLETRVEGKRIVVLKWDAVPVLDAGGLDAFQRFVNKLPEGCELRVSNLEFQPLRTLARAGVKPIAGRLSFYPDRNAALADI, via the coding sequence CTTTCCGCGCCCTCATCGACGCTTGCTGGAAAGAAAAATATACCGCATCGCGATTTACCCGTGATGTCATTGCCGGGATTACCGTCGGGATCATCGCCATTCCTCTGGCGATGGCGCTGGCAATAGGCAGCGGCGTAGCACCGCAGTACGGTCTCTATACCTCGGCGGTGGCGGGGATCGTGATTGCATTAACCGGCGGCTCACGCTTCAGCGTTTCCGGGCCAACTGCCGCTTTCGTGGTCATCCTGTACCCGGTTTCGCAGCAGTTTGGCCTTGCGGGACTGCTGGTGGCGACGTTAATGTCGGGGGTGTTTTTAATTCTTTTCGGCCTGGCACGCTTTGGTCGCCTGATTGAGTACATCCCGCTGTCGGTCACGCTCGGTTTTACCTCCGGGATTGGTATCACCATTGGTACCATGCAGATTAAAGATTTCCTCGGCCTACAGATGGCCCACGTGCCTGAACATTATTTGCAGAAAGTCGGTGCTCTGTTTATGGCCCTGCCGACGATTAACCTCGGTGATGCGGCTATTGGCGTGGTCACGCTAGGGATCTTAATTTTCTGGCCGCGCCTGGGGATCCGTCTTCCAGGCCACCTTCCAGCTCTATTGGCAGGCTGTGCGGTGATGGGCGTAGTTAACCTGGTTGGCGGCCACGTCGCCACTATCGGCTCTCAGTTCCACTATATTCTCGCCGACGGCAGCCAGGGCAACGGTATTCCGCAACTGCTGCCGCAGTTGGTTCTGCCGTGGGATATGCCCGGTTCGGACTTTACGCTCAGTTGGGCCTCGCTGCAGGCACTGCTCCCGGCGGCGTTTTCGATGGCTATGCTCGGGGCGATTGAATCGCTGCTCTGCGCCGTGGTATTGGATGGCATGACCGGCACCAAGCATAAAGCCAATAGTGAACTGATTGGCCAGGGCCTTGGCAACATCGTTGCTCCGTTCTTCGGCGGTATTACGGCCACTGCCGCCATTGCCCGTTCAGCAGCAAACGTCCGTGCTGGCGCAACCTCACCTGTTTCCGCCGTGATCCACGCCCTGCTGGTGATCATGGCGCTACTGGTCCTCGCGCCGCTGCTTTCCTGGCTGCCGCTTTCCGCGATGGCGGCGCTGCTGCTGATGGTGGCATGGAATATGAGCGAGGCGCATAAGGTTGTGAACTTACTGCGTCACGGCCCGAAAGACGACATTATCGTACTGCTGATGTGTATGTCGCTGACCGTGCTGTTTGATATGGTTATCGCCATCAGCGTTGGTATCGTGCTGGCCTCACTGCTGTTTATGCGCCGGATTGCGCGCATGACTCGTCTCGCGCCGGTCAACGTTGAAGTGCCTGACGATGTGTTGGTGCTACGCGTGATAGGGCCACTGTTCTTCGCTGCCGCTGAGGGGTTGTTTACCGATCTGGAAACACGGGTTGAAGGTAAACGTATCGTTGTGCTGAAGTGGGATGCGGTGCCGGTGCTGGATGCAGGTGGGCTTGATGCCTTCCAGCGCTTTGTCAATAAGCTGCCGGAAGGCTGTGAGCTGCGCGTCTCTAACCTCGAGTTTCAACCGCTGCGTACTTTGGCGCGCGCAGGCGTTAAACCGATTGCGGGTCGCCTGAGCTTTTACCCGGATCGTAACGCCGCGCTGGCGGACATTTAA
- the ychH gene encoding stress-induced protein YchH, with protein MKRRNASLLGNVLMGLGLVVMVVGVGYSILNQLPQLDLPQFFAHGAILSIFVGAVLWLAGARIGGHEQVSDRYWWVRHYDKRCRRDQHRHS; from the coding sequence ATGAAACGCAGAAACGCTTCGTTACTCGGTAATGTGCTGATGGGGTTGGGGTTGGTCGTCATGGTTGTCGGCGTTGGTTACTCTATTCTAAACCAGCTTCCGCAGCTTGACCTGCCGCAGTTTTTTGCGCATGGCGCAATCTTAAGCATTTTTGTCGGCGCGGTTCTGTGGCTGGCAGGTGCGCGTATCGGCGGCCATGAACAGGTCAGCGACAGATATTGGTGGGTTCGTCACTACGACAAACGCTGCCGCCGCGATCAGCATCGCCACAGCTGA